AGCAGGTCAGGGCTGGCCTGGGCCAGCTGCTCGTGCAGGAAGTGGGCAGGGTCGATACTGCTCGGTGCGGTCATCGCGTCGAACTCCTGAAGGACTGTGAGAGGTCTCCCAGAAGATCACGCGGTGGCCGCCTCGACGTTCAGGGCCCCCTACTCACCGGGGGCCGTCGCACACCACCTTGGTGGACGCCACTAGCCGCTGCGCCGACATGGAGAAGGCAAGGCGGTCCGGGATGGAGACCCGCACTGCCCCCAGGCCGCCGTCCTGGCCAGCCAGCGAGTCTCACGACCTCGTGCATGGTCAGCCGCGGGCCGTCGTCGACCTGTCCAGGGCGGATTCGATCACCTGGTCGTGCCGGCTGGTAGAGCCTTCGGTGGGCGGTCCAGCTAGTGCTGCGTTCCTCAGAGCAGGTAGGTAAAGCGGCGGGGTCGGGGCGGTGGCGGTGGCCGTCCCCAGACCCATGGCTTGGCGTGGGTGTTCAGCTGTGCGGTGGCCAGCTCGGTGACCTGGGCGATCTCGCCCGGGTCGACGAAGGTCTGCCCGGCCAGGGCGTGCCGGCGGAAGATCCGCCACCAGGCCTCCTGCAGGTTCAGCCGGCAGGCGCCCTTGGGGATGAACACCTGCTCGATGCGCGGATGGGCGGCCAGCCAGATCCGGGTGGCGAGGCGGGAATGGCTGGAGAGGTTGTCGGTGATCACCGTCAGGGTTCCGGTCGGATTGGCCTGCTCCAGCCGGGCGGGGAACGCCTGCCAGTGGGCGCTGTTGCGCGAGGGCGCGCACATCGTCACCGCGTGCCCGTCGCCGATGCGCAGGCCACCGTCGATCCAGGTCTTCTCCGGTCCCCGGCTGTAGGTCAGCGGCGCCTTGGGGCGGTGGCCGTCGGGGCGTCCAGCCCGCCGGCGGGGCGAAGGTGCGCGGCATCACCGGGCCGAGTTCGTCGGCGGCGATGACCGTGGTATCCGCCGGTGGGTCGGTGTAGTAGTCCACGACCCGCGTTCTTTTGCCCCGGGAGCGGTGGACGGTGACGGTGACCGGACAAGCATGCACCAGCTCGTCGGGCTCTCCGCGAGTCGTAGTCGATGACCTCGTCCTCGTCGGTGATGACGGTAGGGGTCTGCTCGACGGTGTCGATGGCGGTGCCGACGCCCTGGGTGCCGTTGTGCACGCCTGGGGCCCCGTTGTCGTGGTTGGTGCGGATCTGGGTGACCTGGCACGGGCTCAACAGCAGCTTATGCGTGCCCGTCAGGCAGCGAGATGACGCCCGGGGCCGGGTGGCGCTGATGGCGAAGTTCGGCGGGCTCGGCGAGTATCTGTACCGGGCGGGCCAGCTGTACCGAATGGATCTCGGCTGGTGCACGGATCGAGACACGCGACGCGAGGGTGGCAACTGGTGGTGGTGTTCCTGCTTACCGTGTTTACGGCTGTTGTGCTGCTGGCAGCTGGCTTCCTGCTCGGGGTGCTCTGGCTGCGCGACGAACACGCCCGGTTGCTCGTGTTGCGCGAGGAGGTCGGACACAGAACCGTGATGATGAAGCAGCTGGCTTCAGGCGCTGGTGCCGCCGTGACGTCGCGTGGTGCGGCGCCGCCCACCAGTTCCCCTCATCATGCCGACTGAGCCGTGCTGCGTCGGGGGCGTTCCACGCAGGTATGCCCTCGTCCAGGTGGACCCGCCCCGATGGGTGCAGACAGCGGTGAGTCCGGCGACGGCGCTCGACAGCATTGATGCTGCCGCGGTCGAGGCGGAATGCAGACCCCGGCACGGGCGGCGACGGCCCGCTTACTGCATCCCATAGGGGTCAACCGAACCGGGGGCGGTTCCAGACCAGCGAAGTCACCCCAACGGTTCGAAGGTGGCGCAGGGGCTCAGCGGAGGAAGAGGGGCTGCATCGGGGTGGGCTCATGGCGCCTGCCGGTCCGGGTCTTTGAGCCGACACACGTCGGCGCAGGATGTGGCTGGCCTTTCGCGGCGGGAAGGACCCGGCCGCACCGCGGGCAGTGAAAGCCGATCAGCGTGCCGCCGGCTGGTTGCCGGGAGGGGTCCTCAGCGTCGTGCCGGTCCACCGCTCCCAGCCTCCTCTGGCCTGCTCCACGAGATGGGTCGGCGCTTGGCAGGGGGTGCAGTCTGCGGCCGCTGTGCAGCGGCCTCGAGGCAACGCCCGTCCAAGCGCACGGGTTCGCCCACGTTGACGGGCGGGTGAGCCATGCTCGGCGGGGTCAGCCGCATACCGGCGGAGCGGGATGAGCGGGGGCGCGGCGATTGCGGCCAGCGCGATGACGAGGGCCAGCAGGATGGCGGCGATGCCGAGGAGGACGAGGCTCGGTGGCCTGGCCTGGCCTGGCCTGGGCGTTGAGTGGTCCAACGTCTGTGCTCATCGCGCGGCCGGCCACCCGAGTCAGGACCGAGGATGGGTCAGCGTGAGGCAAATCCAGCACAGCGGCCAGTCCTCATCGCCGTCATCAGGCCAGCGCCAGTCGCGCGGGTCCAGCAGGGTCACCGGGGCCAGACACAGAGCCCGGCCGAGGATCAAGCCGGCGACGCTGACCGCATGCAGCCGACCGGAGGGCATCGCCACGACCTCCCCGGACCAGCGCCGCGGCGCCATGCGGTCGGCGCCGACGGTCCATGGATTCTCGTGACAGCTCCTGCCGGAATCCCTCACCGCCCCCACCCGGCCGGATGTGCCCGCCAGGCGCGCGCCAGCGGCGTGTCCAACAGAGTGACGGTGGTTCGATCGTCGGGTTGCTCGCTAAGTGCGTCGGGTTGCTCGCTGAGTGCGCTGGCGAGTGCGGCCAGCGCACCGCGCAGCTCGGCGGTCTGGGCAGTGGCTGGATCGTTAAGTATCGCTTCGATCTGGGTCAATACGCCCCTGGCCAGATGGCGGGCGACCGCGGCGGCCTCGTCGCTGGCGTAGCCCAGGTCGAGGATGAGGCGGACCGTGCGTCCCGGCGGTGCGGCGGACAACTCTGCCTCGGCGACGACGACCGCGGCAGGCGGATGGAGCACGACGGACTCCCCAGCTTCAGGATTGGACAGGTCATCAGCGGATGCCGGCGCTGCACCGGCAGCTGACGCTCGGTAGGTCGGCAGGGGCGGCAGTGAACACCGCAGGAGCCGCCCGGGTGGCCGCGCTGGGTTCGCGGGGCTGGGCGACCGCAGGCTGTGGATGTTGAGGCGGAGCGGTCGTCGACCACGCAGCGTGTGACATTAGTCACTAGTATGACCCGGCCCTGATCGAGCGCGCATCCGTGGTCGGTTCAGTTTCCACTGGCTGGTCTCTGTGGCTGCCGCCTTCTCCAGACCAGGCCGGCGGTGGTCTGCTCGCCCGCACGTCGTGAACCGCCCCGGGTTCAGTGGAGGCTGACCATGGCAGCGGTGTAACAGTGAGGCCGCCCACCTCGGGTAGGGCAGGGGCAGGGCGTGCGGGGGAGGCCGGCTACTCAGGTGACCGCGGTTCGGCGGTTCATGTGTGCGGCCGCCGGGCCGCCTCCATGTGGGCGCCGCGACTACCGGCCGGGAGTGTCCCCCATGTCGATCAGGTGCTGCGCCAGGTCGCGGAGCTCGACGTTGGCGTCCTGGGAGGCCCGGGTCAGAACCGTGAGAGCCTGCTCGGCGGTCATCTGGAATCGCTCCATGAGGATGCCCTGAGCCTGGCTGATCAGGTGGTGCGAGGTCGTGGCGCGCAGGTGCCGTTCGGGCTGCGCGCTGCGCAGCGCGACCGCCGCCCGGGTAGCGAACGCCGGCCCCTCCCCGCGGGTCTGCGCGTGGAAGGCCTTCGGCTGCGAGGAGTACAGGTTGAGCACCCCCAGGCCGTCCGCGGTGGTGCACAACCGCAGGGACAGGCTGCTGCGGATCCCGGTCTCCGCAGCGACCCGCCGCGCCCAGTCCCGATAGCGCTGCTCGGAGGCCAGGTCATCGATCCGGACGGTGTCCTGTTCCCAGAGGGCATCCAGACAGGGACCCTGACCCGCCTCGTACTGCAGCCGGTCGGCGCGCGCCGCCCGCTCGTCGCTGGCCGCCGCGGTCAGCACCTCCCGGCGCCGTGCAACCAGTGAGACGCTGGCGTAGGCCTCCCCGTCGAGGTCGGCGGCGACCAACTCCGCGATCTGCTGCAGCAGGTGTCGCATCTTCGGCTCGTTGACCAGCCCGCGGGCGACCGCGGCGAACCGCTCGTCGAAGTTCCGCGCTTCGGCCACCGGTCTCACCTCACCCCGCTGTTCTCGGCCGGTGGACGTCAGCACCACCACCTGACGAAGCTGCTGCTCATCGATAAATCCCACAGTCAGGTGTGTTGTGCTGCCTCAGTTCAGGCGCGGAAGTCGGTTTGCTCCGACGTGCTGAGCTCGGCATATCGGTTGTTCTCGTCGGTTTCGTCGGCTGCGCTCGCGGCGGGGAGCGGCGAGCTCATCAAGCTCATCGAATCGGCCGCCGGTCGGGGGTTCATCCATTCTCGCGAACAGAGCGTTGAGCAGTTCCATCCGCTCGTGCGGGGACATCAGCTCCACAAGGGTGTGGTTCAGTAGCACGACTGTCCGGTCCGGATGCTGAGCCGGTACCGCAATCACGGTGGGGGGCAACTCGTCACCGGCGTGGAACGAGATGGGCATCGACGCCCCTGACTGTGAGCCCGGATGGGCGGGCGTCCGGCTCGGTTGCTGACCTGATGAGTCTCCCGCAATGTCCGGCCTATGTCAACGGCTGACTACTCAGAGTGACCGGCGACCGGCTCGTCCGACGGGTGCCGGTTTCACCGGCTTGGCGGCGACCAGCCAGGCCGCCCCACTGACAAGGTGACGCTCTGTGACGCCACGGGGTCGGAGACGAACCCGTACGTGGAGATCACCGTCAGCAAGAACGTCGTGGCCGCGCACACGGCTCACGGCGACTTCGTTTCAGACCCGGTCAAGGGCTGCACCGACCCCGACCTCGGAACCTTCGTTCCGTGCGTCGTCGGTGTCGGCGTGACGCAGACCGCCACGACGGTGACCGGACCTGGCGGCGATGACGCCATCGACTGCACCAACGCCAGCCCGGGCAAGACGACCAACGGCTTGGACGGCAACGACACCCTCACCGGTGGGCCCGACGATGACGTCATCGAGGGCGGCAACGGCAACGACACCCTCACCGGCAGCGCCGGCGACGACACCGTCACCGACGTCGGCGACGGCGACGGCGACGACACCATCACGACGGCGTCGCTGCGGTCCGCGCCGGGAGCGGATGGCGGGCATGGCCTGCACCAAGGGGATGAGTGCGAGGCTGTCCTTGGTGTTGGCCGCGCTGACCGCCACGGCCAGCGGCAGGTCGGCGGCATCGGTGAGCACGTGCAACTTCGAGCCGGGTTTGCCGCGGTCGACCGGGTTCGGGCCGGTCAGCGGGCCCCCTTATCTGTGGAGGGACCCCCGGTCAACCGGGTCCGTTCTTCGGGGTCTGCTCCGTCGGCCTGAAGCGGTGTCGGTCCGCTGCCGCGGTCAAGGTGGAGCGCCCGTGGACGAACGACCTTGACCGCGGCGAGGTCCGGCGCATGCTGCTCGCCGCGGAGGAGGACGAGGGGCAAGTCAGGTCAGGGGCGGCTCCCGACTCGGCGTGCTGGCCGCAGGAGTGAGGAATCGGGGTGGGGTGCGCGGGCGCCCGGCCTTATCTCGGTGCGCGGAGCTGTTGGTGAGGTGGTGCGGCTCCGGCGACATGATGATCGATGGGGTGTCCCGGCAGGGTGCGGCCGCTCGGTCTTTTGAGGCCGATCGCGCTGGTTCGGCGCGCCGGCAGGGGGCGGGCAGGAGCAGGCCGCGGGCATCGGTGGGTGGGCTGATGCGCGCACCAGGGCTGCAGGATCACACCGGGGCGAGGGCCTCCTCGCCGAGGGCACGCAGGGTGTGGTGCGCCCGCCGGGTGATCTTGCGGGCGACGGAGAGGGCGGCCCGGTTGCCGCCGAGCCGGTCGGCGACCGGCCGGTAGTAGGCGTGGTCCGGGGCGCCGGGGCGGGCGGCGCACTTCGCGGCCTCGAACAGTGCCCAGCACAGCAGCGGGGAGCCCTGCCGGGAGAGCTTGCCCGGGGTGCGCTTGCCGTCGGAGGAGTAGACGGTGATGTCCAGGCCGGTGTGCCGCATCGTCTTGCGCGAGGAGCCGAATCGGCGGGTGTCCCCGAGTTCGGCCCATAGGGCGGCCGCGGTGATCTCACTGACCCCGTACTGGGCCTGCAGCGCCTTGCAGCCGGGCTGGCGGCGAGCGAACGCAGCGATCTCACGGCGCAGCGGCGCCAGCTCGGCGTCCAGCGCGTCCGGGATCCGCAGCGCGGTGGCGACGGCCTGCCGGCCGGTGAGAGACAGCTGCTCTCCGGTCTCGAGTCGACGCCGGTTGTCCGCCCCCAGCAGGTCACCGACGATCGCCGGAGCGCCCTGGTGCAGCAGGATTGCGTGAATGCGCTGCACCCAGGCGGTGCCGGCGAGGATGCCGACGACCAGCAGGGCGACGGCCGAGGCGATCCTGACCCGCGCATCGAGCAGCGTCCGCACCACCTCGTTGATCAGCAGCACCTGAGCCCACGTCCCCTGCCCTTGGTTGGCCGGGTTGTCAGCCCTCTGCCACCGGCGCAGGACACCGGCTGCGGTGCGCGCCTCGCGCACGATGAGGACGACGCTGCCCAGCTCGGCCAGGCAGGCGATGACGAACAGGACGCCGGCAGCGACCCGCACGGCGACGTCCCGCCTACGAGCCGCTGATGGCGCCGGTGGCGACGCCGCTGGCTACGTCGACGGCGAAGTCCCGGCCTGCGGCAAGGAAGGCGTCGAGCGCTCGCCTGGCCTTGCCCTTGGCCTCGCCCTCGGGGGCCTGGTCGACGGCCTTCTGCAGCGCGGCCAGCAGCCGGTCGGCGACAGCCTCGGCGGTGGGCCAGGCGCCGGCCTCTCGGTACGCCTCTGCGGATACCTGCTTGATGGAGCCTCCCGGCAGCGAGCTCATGCTGGCCCGCTGCTCCACCACGTAGCCGCCGCGGGCGAGGGCACGCACGGACGCCCTGACCGTCTCGACGTCCCAGCCCATCCGCTCAGCGATGGAGCTGGCCGTCAACGCTTGGGTCGAGGTGTCGAAGTGACGGACGGCCTCGACGAGCACCGGCAGGTCACGGCTGAACCAGGCGTCGGGCAGTAGCCCGGGTTGTCTCATGGCACGGGACGTTAGAACCCGGCACTGACAGTCTGTGATGACAAAAGATCGATGCGTGACTACTTGGCGGGTCCACCGTTTGGTCGGCTGGCGAGCAGGAGTCCCTGGGCGAGCCCCAGGGACTCCTGCTCGCCAGCCGGCGTCTTGCCACGCGGTCCCTACATCAAGGCCCGTCGTGCTCCCTCACCCGTTGCCAGTGCGCCGAAGAGCAGCGCAAGCCACGGGGCGACTGTGCCGACCGAGTCGGCCGACTTGGTGATCATGACTACGGCGACAAGCACTCCTGCCGTGGCCAAGATGGCGGTGCAGATGATCACGACCAGCTGTCGACCGCTCAGTCGGGGCGACGGGTCGCTGGGCTCATGAGTTGACAAGTCCTCGTCAACGGGTGTGCTGGGATACCTCCGTGTAAGGCTGTGTACGTGCGCTTCTGCACGCACTGCTTCTCCCTGGTGATGGGCGCGGAGGCTAGGACGACCCGGCGCTGCGAACGCCGGGTCGTCTGCTGTCTGAGCTAGACGAATGCCGCCCTGACCTCCGCGAACAGCGTGCACGACGAGGTGGCTGCGCGTTAGTGGGCAGAGGGGCAAGGGCTGGCGGCTGACCGTAGTCATGCAGGTAACGGCGTGCTCACCTGGTGTACGCGCTGACCTGGTACTTCCAGCGATCTCGATGTCTAGGGCTGTACACCGGAGGTGTACAGCGAGAGCGCAGGTCACAAGTTTGTAAGGATCCGCCGCTCATGGTCGGCCGGCTCCGAGGAGTCACACAGCTCCAGAGCCTTCTAGCCGCACCTGTGCAGTAAAGCTGGCTTCGAGCTCTGCGTCGCGCTGCCTGACGTCACTCAATCACGGTGCCTGATGGCATCAGGCTGCCTCGCGGCGGTGCCACTTTGGTAGCCAAAGCACCTTGTTCGCGGTCGTTCGAGCCCGTCCGTCACCGTTCCGTATGCCGTATGAACTGCGGGAATGGACGGCAGTGGGCCTCTGCGGACCCCTCCCAGCCGCCCTGGCAGTGTGGGGGTCAGGGGTTCGAGTCCCCTCAGCTCCACCCCGTCGACCAGGCCGTTCTCCCTCGGGAGAGCGGCCTGAGTCGTCTCTGGTTGCAGTTTGCCTCAACTCCCGCCGCCGGCGCTGATCTCTCCGGGCGGTGACGGGAGGCCACGAGGTAGCGGTCGCTTCCGCCGCGCTGAACGCGTCCCGCCGCAGTCTCGGGGGCGATGGTCAGCTGACGCGATGGCGGGCGAGGAAGGGCACGAGTACCCCGAGCAGCGCATCGGGGTGGGTCAGTGCGACGTCGTGCCCGGCGCCTGCGATCACCACCTGGTCGGCCTGCGGCAGCCACGCGCGGATCAGGTCGCCGACCCCGTCGAAGAAGGGGCCGTGGTCGCTTCCGGCGACGTGCAGCACCGGACAGCGCACCCGGGTGGCAGTGGAGGCGTCGAACGGCCAGGCGAGCAGCGCCGGGATGTCGACGTCGAGGAAGGTCCGGCTGTCGCGCAACACCTGCGCCGAGCTGCCCGGGATGACGCCGTCGAGCCGGCCGCGCCAATCGGGCCCCATCGTGCGCGTGAGGAAGCGGTCGACGGCGACCTCCGCTCCCCGCGCCTGCCGGTCACCCAGGAGGTCGGCGTTGGCGGCGCGGAACATGGCATCCCCGGGGCCGTGCACCGGTGGCGGTTCGACCAGCGTGAGCGTGCGGATCAGGTCGGGGTGGTCCACGGCCATCTGGATGGCCACCGCGGCGCTGTAGGAGGCACCGAGGACGTGCACCCTCTGGAGGCCGAGCGCCGCCAGCAGTCGTGCGCAGTCACCCGCGTCCTGTGCCACGGAACCGGGTGGCGTGGCCGGGCTGCTGCCGGCATAGCCGCGCCGGTGGTAGTGAACGACCCGGAACCGCCGCCGCAGCCGCTCGGCCAGCGGCAGGAACTCGTCCGCCGTCAGCGCGGTGGGCACGAGGGTGACGGGGTCGCCAGAGCCGAGGATCACCGTCTCCAGGTCGCCGCCGTCGATCGCGACCCGCGCCATCGACTCCCTCATGGCGGCGATGGTGGAAGGCCTATGGGGCCGCAGTCCAGGCATCGGGCACGCGGGAGCAGGCAGTTCGGCGAGTCACCGCTTGCACCTGATGGCGAACGGCGCGAGCAGCCCCGAGATCGGTCACGAAGCGCGGACGACGTGTGACATGTCCTCCGTGCCGCCGAACTGGCTGCCACGAGGAGCTGACGCTCTGGGGACCAGGCTGGCGACCGCGGGCAGGATCGTGTCCAGGTGTTCGCGTCGGCCGAGGTGTCGGGACAGGGCCCGCCAGTTCTTGAGATGGCTGATGCTGTGCTCGAAGCGGATCCTCGGGACGCGTGAGTTCGGCGGTCCAGTGCGCCGCGGCGAGGGCGTCGAGGGCAAGTAGGTCCCGCGACACCGCGCGGGCGTGACGCGGCGGTGACGGAGGCGGGTTCCCCACTTGCACGTCGCCGAGAACAGGTCACCCTCAGGAGAGCGGAATGCCGACGAACCAAGACTTCCACAACGGTGGTCAATGGTTCGACATCCATCTCCAGGAGGATGGCAACCTCCATCTTGGGGCCAATGGAAGGAGTGGCAGAGGCGTTACGCGGATGGTGATCGCCGATGACTCCGGTGAGGTTGCAGTCGGCGGCCACGGTCAGACGGCACAACTACAACTCAAGGGTGTGTTGGACGAAACACAGTTCTTCTGGGGGGTTGGCGCAGGAAGCAGCTGCGGTCCTCGGTGGGTCGGCCGAGATGTCGGCCCAGGATCTGTAGCCGTTCCTCCGGTGGTCCGGGGATCTCGAGGCCGTCGGTCAGGGCGACCTCCAGTTACCCTCCGGCCACCCGTCAGCGGCTGACCTACCGTACTTCTCGGCTGTCCAGCTGGATCATCCGCGTCGCCTCCGCGGCGGCCGGCGGCAGGTCATCGGGCTGGTGAGCGCTGTGCCAGCCTCACGAGGACGCCAGGATCGAGCGTCTTCGCTGGTCGGGTGCCTGACGCGGCTGGGCTGCACCCGCATCGGCTCGCCCGGGATCATCGGGCAGCGACCACCAGAAGCGCTGTGCAGAGCCGCGAACCGCAGTTGGCGCATGAGCGGAAGCGGGTGAGTCATCGGGCGAGTTCTCGCGCCCCGGATCCGCGTGGACACCGCCCTTGCCGCCACACCCTCCGCTGACGACGCCCATCTGCGCAGTGTCTTCGCCAGACTCGGTGTCAGCTCGCGGACCCAGCTCGCGCTGCAGATCGACCACACACCGGTCGACGACCGAAGGAACGCCCAGGCTCGCATAGCCGGCACCGGAGCACGGACACCCTGCCCCTCGTCGGCACGGGGTCGTGTCGGCGCGCGGGTCATCGACGCTCCACACGAAGCGCGCCCGTCGGAGCCGCCGGGCGCGGTCACCACCACAGCGGTCCCCAGCGACGTGCGTCCGCCTGCACTCGGGACCACGGGATGTCCTCGCTCTTGGCGCGGCCGATGGGGTTGATGCCCCAGCGCATGGTCAGGTTGGCCCGCAGGGTGTGCAACCGGTTCTCGAAGAGCATCTTCTCGCTGATCCAGGAGATCGCGTCCAGCTCCGGTTTCCACACCGCGCTGTATCTCTGCGCCGCCCCGGACAGGCCGGTGGCGCTGGGTTCGGCAGTGCCGATGGACCTGTCCAATGCGACGGCCGCCTCCATGGCGGCGTTGACACCCTGGCCGATGGGTGGGAAGGGGCCGGCTGCGTCACCCAGCAGCACGGCTCGTCCGCCGTCCAGCCGGGAACACGTGAGTTTCTGGCCGATGTGGTAGCAGGTCCGGTCGGCAAAGGCCGCGACCGCTGCGTCACTGGCGAGGTCGAGCACGCGCGGGGAGTGCTGCTGCAGGTAGGCCCGGGCCGCCGCGGCCGAGGAGAACGAGAGCGGCCGGCGGGTGCCGATCCCGCAGAACCAGCGCGGCCTGTCGGACTCGTCGTCGCCGGGGATCGCGCCGGCGACGCAGAACGGCCGGGTCGCCAGGGCCTGGAGGTAGGTCTCGTCGAGCTGGTCGACGAGCCGGTCGAGCGCGATCATCGTGAGGTAGTTGGGCAGTGACTTCCGTGCCACGGTGAATCCGGGAACGCGCCGCTGCATGGCGTCGCGGACAACGGAGCCGGCGCCGTCCGCGCCGACGACGAGGTCGAACTGCCGGGTCATCGGTTCCCCGCCCGGCGGCGTGTACGACACGGCTCCGGTCAGCACGCCGACCTCGCTGACACGGCAGCCGTACTCCACGTGGACCGCGTCCTTGTGGCGATCGCTGATCACCGCGGTGAGCGCCCGCAGGATGTCGCCACGGGCGCCGGTCCATCCCGGGCCCGGCCAGTCCTCGACCACCCGGCCCCCGTACTGGATGCCCCGGAACGGGAGCAGCCGGTCGTCGAAGTGTCCGGTGGCGTCGATGTGTCGCAGGGCCTGCAGGCCGTGCCCGGTGATGTCGATGGTGTACGAGCGGTCCGGGTTGAAGCGCGGGGCCATCTCGGGGTGCGTGTCCCGCTCGAAGACCGTGGTGGCGATCCCGCGCCGAGCGAGCGCGATGGCCGCCACCAGCCCGGCCGGCCCGCCTCCGATGATGGCGATCCCCTTCGGCTCGTCGTGCTGTCGGGCCCAGGGCTCCTCGGCGGTGTGGTTCGACATGGCCGGCTCCCCTCGTCGGCGTCGGATGTGTGCCGATGGCCAGGTTGGCGGGCGCAGAACCGCGATCGCATCGATGACCTCCCCAGTCATGCGGGACTAACCTGACCGGGTGCTGCTCGGCCGCCGGTCGGAGCGCATCCGCCTCGACGGCGTGCTTGCGGATGCGCGGGCATCGCGCAGCCAGGTGCTTGTGGTCCGCGGCGACCCCGGGGTCGGAAAGTCCGCGCTGCTCTCGTGGGCGGCGGAGCGAGCGGGGTCTGCTCGTTGCCTGCGGGCGGCCGGCGTGGAGTCCGAGCTGGAACTGCCGTTCGCGGTGCTGCAGCAGCTGCTCACCCCTGTGACCGACCGGCTCGACACGCTGCCCCCCGTGCAGGCCGATGCCCTGCGCGGGGCGCTCGGCCTGGGGCCGGGGCGCGGCGGCGACCGGTTCCTCGTCGGCGTCGGCCTGCTGTCGCTGCTCGGCGAGGTCGCGGCGGACGCCGGGGCGGTCTGCCTGGTGGACGACGCGCAGTGGGCGGACTCGGCCTCGGTGGAGGCGCTGGTCTTCGCGGCCCGGCGGCTCGAGGCCGAGGGTGCCGGACTGATCCTCGCCACCCGCGCCACCGGCCGGGATGCGTTCGTCGCCGCGGGCCTGCCGGAGCTGGTGCTCGATGGCCTCGACCCGGAGGCCGCGGCCGCCCTGATCGCCGAGCGGGCACCCACTGCGACCGAGGACGTCCGCCGGCGGCTGGTCGCCGGCACCGGCGGGAACCCGCTGGCGCTCGTCGAGGTGCCTGGCGTGATGAGCGCGGCGCAGCTGACCGGGCTGGAGCCGTTGCCCGACCCGCTGCCCGTCGGCGGCGGCGTTGAGCGAGTGTTCGCGGCGCTGGCGGCGCGGCTGCCGGAGATCACCCGCCGGCTCCTGCTCCTGGCGGCCGCCGACGACACCGGCCGGCTCGGCGTGATCAGCCGAGCGGCCGCGGCGGAGGGCCTCGAGCTGGCCGCGTTCGGTCCCGCGGAGGCCAGCGGCCTCGTCCGGATTGTCGGCGAACGGGTGGAGTTCCGACATCCTCTAGTGCGGTCGGCGGTGTACCAGGACGCCGGCTTCACTGACCGCCGGGCGGCGCACCACTGCCTGGCGGCCGTCCTCGACGGCGCGGAGGACCTCGACCGCCGGGCCTGGCACCTCGCGGCCGGAGCGGTGAGCCCCGACGACGCCGTCGCCGATCTCCTAGAGGCGTCGGCCGAACGGGCGCGCACCCGGTCCGGTCCCGCCGCCGCCGCGGCGGCTCTCTCCCGATCTGCGACGCTGACCGGGCGGTCCGACATCCGCGGCCTGCGGCTGGTGGCTGCGGCCGAGGCGAGCTGGAACGCCGGTCACCCGACGCGCGCAGTGCAGTTGCTGGACGACGCGGAACCCTTCCTCCGGGCGCCCGAGCAGCGCGCAGGACTGTGTGGCCTGCGTGGCCTCATCGAGTTGAGCGGGGGATCGCCGGAGACCGCCTATCCGCTCCTCGTCACCGCGGCGCTGGAAGCTCCGGACCGGTCGTCCGCCCTGGCCCGACTCGCGCTCGCCGGCGAGGCGGCCTCGCTCGCCGGCGGCCAACGGGCCGTCGAGCTCGGCCGCCTGGTCCA
This region of Geodermatophilus bullaregiensis genomic DNA includes:
- a CDS encoding GAF and ANTAR domain-containing protein yields the protein MAEARNFDERFAAVARGLVNEPKMRHLLQQIAELVAADLDGEAYASVSLVARRREVLTAAASDERAARADRLQYEAGQGPCLDALWEQDTVRIDDLASEQRYRDWARRVAAETGIRSSLSLRLCTTADGLGVLNLYSSQPKAFHAQTRGEGPAFATRAAVALRSAQPERHLRATTSHHLISQAQGILMERFQMTAEQALTVLTRASQDANVELRDLAQHLIDMGDTPGR
- a CDS encoding transposase, which encodes MRVAAGVLFVIACLAELGSVVLIVREARTAAGVLRRWQRADNPANQGQGTWAQVLLINEVVRTLLDARVRIASAVALLVVGILAGTAWVQRIHAILLHQGAPAIVGDLLGADNRRRLETGEQLSLTGRQAVATALRIPDALDAELAPLRREIAAFARRQPGCKALQAQYGVSEITAAALWAELGDTRRFGSSRKTMRHTGLDITVYSSDGKRTPGKLSRQGSPLLCWALFEAAKCAARPGAPDHAYYRPVADRLGGNRAALSVARKITRRAHHTLRALGEEALAPV
- a CDS encoding alpha/beta fold hydrolase encodes the protein MRESMARVAIDGGDLETVILGSGDPVTLVPTALTADEFLPLAERLRRRFRVVHYHRRGYAGSSPATPPGSVAQDAGDCARLLAALGLQRVHVLGASYSAAVAIQMAVDHPDLIRTLTLVEPPPVHGPGDAMFRAANADLLGDRQARGAEVAVDRFLTRTMGPDWRGRLDGVIPGSSAQVLRDSRTFLDVDIPALLAWPFDASTATRVRCPVLHVAGSDHGPFFDGVGDLIRAWLPQADQVVIAGAGHDVALTHPDALLGVLVPFLARHRVS
- a CDS encoding FAD-dependent oxidoreductase, encoding MTGEVIDAIAVLRPPTWPSAHIRRRRGEPAMSNHTAEEPWARQHDEPKGIAIIGGGPAGLVAAIALARRGIATTVFERDTHPEMAPRFNPDRSYTIDITGHGLQALRHIDATGHFDDRLLPFRGIQYGGRVVEDWPGPGWTGARGDILRALTAVISDRHKDAVHVEYGCRVSEVGVLTGAVSYTPPGGEPMTRQFDLVVGADGAGSVVRDAMQRRVPGFTVARKSLPNYLTMIALDRLVDQLDETYLQALATRPFCVAGAIPGDDESDRPRWFCGIGTRRPLSFSSAAAARAYLQQHSPRVLDLASDAAVAAFADRTCYHIGQKLTCSRLDGGRAVLLGDAAGPFPPIGQGVNAAMEAAVALDRSIGTAEPSATGLSGAAQRYSAVWKPELDAISWISEKMLFENRLHTLRANLTMRWGINPIGRAKSEDIPWSRVQADARRWGPLWW
- a CDS encoding ATP-binding protein, which codes for MLLGRRSERIRLDGVLADARASRSQVLVVRGDPGVGKSALLSWAAERAGSARCLRAAGVESELELPFAVLQQLLTPVTDRLDTLPPVQADALRGALGLGPGRGGDRFLVGVGLLSLLGEVAADAGAVCLVDDAQWADSASVEALVFAARRLEAEGAGLILATRATGRDAFVAAGLPELVLDGLDPEAAAALIAERAPTATEDVRRRLVAGTGGNPLALVEVPGVMSAAQLTGLEPLPDPLPVGGGVERVFAALAARLPEITRRLLLLAAADDTGRLGVISRAAAAEGLELAAFGPAEASGLVRIVGERVEFRHPLVRSAVYQDAGFTDRRAAHHCLAAVLDGAEDLDRRAWHLAAGAVSPDDAVADLLEASAERARTRSGPAAAAAALSRSATLTGRSDIRGLRLVAAAEASWNAGHPTRAVQLLDDAEPFLRAPEQRAGLCGLRGLIELSGGSPETAYPLLVTAALEAPDRSSALARLALAGEAASLAGGQRAVELGRLVQQVVPGDAGEDGPVVDLLLGTAEVAAGDWAAGAARLRRVTSAARRTEDPLVLLRAGQAGLLLGDEVAARRCYLGAEAVLRRTGTLGLLATTLNRLAFSYAQSGLLGDAERTCQEGVRLARELGQQSATADVVLALVAAWRGDEETCRRHAVGAVEEAEARRLGAVRAGAGWALGLLELGLGRPDQALARLGPVVAGRGLSHAAVALWATPDLVEAAARAGRPEDGRDALQRFGGWARRAGTPWGIALAHRGTAQLAGGDLASFEEALDSHEAATRPLDEARTRLAYGETLRRLRRRVDARLALRPAAEAFDRAGALPWAERARAELRATGETFGRRAATEWDRLTPQELEIARLAAGGSSNPEIATRLFLSRKTVEFHLHKVFTKLGVGGRTELARIAQD